The region CAAGGAAAACTTTTTGTAAATTTCATGCGACCTGCTGACATTTAAAAGGCTTTCACAGTTGTCTCCTCTTTTTTCCATCTCTGGAAGATCTAACCAGTTTCCAACAAGATCTGCAAAAATGTTGTCACCCAAAACAAGAGGCTGTCTGTTCCGACTCTGGGACATAAGAGAAGATGTCCAGTCATTGGCTTCATCACATATAAAATTATCAGTACTCTGGCCAAAGTCAGAATGAGCATTACCTTTAAGGAAATGGTTATGAAAGCTGGAAGACGTAGACCGTGATTCACATACTGGCCACCTCTCCACTGGAGGCAATATAGGCAAAGAGGTGTCAGTCTTTGCTACTCTTTCTGATAATACATGATGACCTTGTTTCAAGCCTGGAATGGAGACAGAGCTAACTGTGCTAGCAGCCCATGACCCTCGGCTGCTAGCCAACGAGCTGTTGTCTAGACTTTTTCCACCTGCGCGTATATTCTCAGCCTGTTGTCTGGACTCATGCCTGAACTCGGTAGCCTCTTGTACACTTTGGCAATATGGATTTACTATCATAGTTTGGAGCTGGTTCTGCTCCCCTGAAATTTCCAGCTGCTCAAGAGCCGTCTGAACCTGGAGTAGTTTCAGTTCCTGGAGTGCACCCATCATAGAGTTCATCTGCTCCTGTAAACCGTCTCCAACTTCTCTCATTGACAGCTGCAAGCAGAAAAGACAAGATCTGGTTAAGAACAAATGAAACAGTTAAATAACCATATAAAATCCTCTTTTGGATTAAGCTATTTATCCCAAATGTCTACTTAGTCCAGTACAATGGTATCCTAGCTGCCACATAAAAATGGCATCTCAACCGGTAAATCTGCAGGATGTGTTTGATATGAATTGTGAGGAAAAAAAGATGATgataataaaaatacaaaaagagaAGCCTAACATAAAAACCCTTGTAGTTACTGGATGGAGCCAATGGGTGACCGCTACTCTATATTCAATGtaatgcttttaaaggggttttctggagaaCAAaggttttttcaagttttcacctatCTGCTGCATGGGTGTAAAGTGATGGATCAATGGGAGTTTGACCACTGGGAGTCCCACTGATCCGGAGAACGGGGGACTTATGTCACCTTTATTTCTCCCTATCGCTATAATGTTGCAGTGAATGGACTGCAGATTGCACATGCacgtctccattcatttcaatacggCTAACAGAGATAGTTGAGGACAAAGCACTCGGCTATTGCTGTCagtttcattgaaatgaatggagctgtggccaCCCATACGTGACCTTTGGTCCATTCACTGCAATGTTATAGCAATAGAAAAAAGCAACCCTGCATTTAGAAATAAGGGGGACAAGGGTCCCTCATTCACAGGATTCgtggtggtcccagtggttggaccaccaccaatctatcagtttttacCCAGCCAGCAGCAGGCTGAAAACCAGAAAACAACTTTTACTCTCCGGAatatctggaatacccctttaacttcttaacAACGCAGGATGTACTGTTACATTCAAGGTATGGAGAGGAATCGGGAGCCAATTTATGTCCAGGTGTCCCGAATGGCACCCCACTGCCATGTGATCGTGGGGTGCCGTTCAGTTACCATGGCAGCTTAggcccttctgaaggcccccagcacTGCCATGGCTGATGGCATGGATTGGTAGAATGTGGCATGGATTGGTAGAATGCcgtcagatcgtggtataatctaatattatggtattacattacattgcaggagcgatcaaaagaAATAGACGacaccagaattgtgttttttagtTCACCCCATCtgcaatatttaaaaaatgtcttCTCAGTGCTTTATATTCAGTTTGCTTGATGATTAATAAGGGTGACGTACTCAAAATTAAGGCCAATCAGTGCGGCCATTTTGATATCATTATTTTTAGGTTTTATAAACAGTTTAAAAAATTCACCATTGTCCATAAGATAATAAATATCAGATCACCATTTTACCAGGTTTTATTGGAACTTACAGTGCAGAACACATTATATAATCCTTCGCCTTCACAACAAcacaatacattttattttttatttatagcgCAAATGTTTTGGTGGACCCCAATTTGGGTCCTGGAGCCTAAGGGGATCTGAGAGGTCCCACAAGTCAGCATGATAGTTGAGGGGGTCCGCTACAGATTCAGCTGCTTTACACATCTGACTACATAATACTGGTAGATTTCACATTTTGAACTGTGGTAAGAACAAGGGATAGTTATGTAAGACtgttttcacacgggcgtatgtgcatTTATGTGTGTATTTGCACCATGTATTTGTGTAACGGGCGTTGCATTTTTGCACTTGCCTCTGCAGGTTTTACTGTACTCCAGCCATTGAAATagccaattagtgtaattagttccatatgttctatttccctgcccaaatgcacaagaaaattgAACATACTGCTTATTTTTCGCATAATTAACTCACGCACGCAAAATATGCGTTTGTAAAcgaacccatagaaatcaatgggttctattcacgcaGCTCCTTGCAtacccctcattgacttctatcggGACTTTTGATGTACTAATACgcagaaaaaaataagattttttttttgtgcgactgaAAATATGCATGCAAGATACGGAGATATGAACAAACCaattcaaataaatgggttctattctctgcatattatgtgcacaaattttgagtgagcaaatacgcccgtgtgaaaccagatTTAATCTACAAATCCGTATTGCATACTATTACCACTTCTATGTAATGTCTTGTACACGTAGAGATATTCTTAATATTACTACTTGTCTTCTGGGTCAGGTTTCTTCTTGGCAGCCATTTCTACATTGaagatattttgtagcatgctgcaAGGGTTTTGCAACTGCGCAAAGTTTCATATAACAGCCTTGTACTATATAGTATTACTGCAGTATAACCCTTACTTCTTTCTTCCTGCCACTCTTCTCTCTGATTGGATATCAGGTTTCAAACCTCAGACAAGAGGATGTATGGTGATCAATACACCATGACAGCTGCCTGGGGTGGAACCATTGAAGCCTTTCCAGCAAAGTCTTTGACTGCGGCTTTATGTGAAAGTGTGATACATTCAGATTCCCTACCCCCTGACATTCTTCATTCACACGCAAAGGGGTACTCACTACCGAATGGATTAACCCTTTTACTAAAGCACCAATAACCAGATGACTAATTTTAAGCATTAAAAGACAAGAGAAAGCGAAGGTTCACATATATTATGTGTAATTAATTTGCATTCTTTAAAACACTACATGGACTGAATAATTTAGTATTAACAATACTGCATTATGATTCTTTTACTTCATATCACAGCGTCATAGTaatataataacatagtatgtccatccagttcagcctattaccccctccaatgctgatccagaggaagacaaaagaaaaaacaatgaggtagaagccaattttacacCTGGGCCTCATCAGCTGAGAACTTGGTGACACTTGGGCCTCACCAGCTGAGAGACTGGCGGCACTTGGGCCTCACCAGCTGAGAGCCTGACGACACTTGGGCCTCACTAGCTGAGAGCCTGACAACACTTGGGCCTCACTAGCTGAAAGCCTGACGACACTTGGGCTTCACCGGCTGAGAGCCTGGCCACGCTTGGGCCTCACCAGCTGAGAGTCTGGCCACGCTTGGGCCTCACCGGCTGAGAGCCTGGCAACACTTGGGCCTCACCGGCTGAGAGCCTGGCAACACTTGGGCTTCACCAGCTCAGAGCTTAGTGGCATTTAGGTTTTACCGGCTGAGAGCCTGGCGACATTTGAGTCTCATGAGCTGAGAGCCTGGTATCATTTGAGCCCCACGTGCTGAGAGCCTGGCGACATTTTAGCCTCACCAGTATTTGATGTCCATGCAAGTATTAAACATATTACTCAATGTATTTTTCACTGTTCTTTGGAATTCAATATAACATTCTTGGGGTTATCTAAGACttaaatattgataacctatcctacaGAAAACGACTCCACTCATTAAAAGGAAGGTACGTGGTAAAAATCCCCAGGAAACCATTTAAAATttgcacagcatgtcaattctgtgCTGATATTTTCTGCACCCTGTGGATGAGACTTGCTAAAAACTCATCCAGATGGccttactgtaaatgctgcgtaTTTTCTGCAGGTACTTCTATTTACATGActt is a window of Eleutherodactylus coqui strain aEleCoq1 chromosome 4, aEleCoq1.hap1, whole genome shotgun sequence DNA encoding:
- the INKA2 gene encoding PAK4-inhibitor INKA2 yields the protein MKNMDQYLRRLKQELLSMREVGDGLQEQMNSMMGALQELKLLQVQTALEQLEISGEQNQLQTMIVNPYCQSVQEATEFRHESRQQAENIRAGGKSLDNSSLASSRGSWAASTVSSVSIPGLKQGHHVLSERVAKTDTSLPILPPVERWPVCESRSTSSSFHNHFLKGNAHSDFGQSTDNFICDEANDWTSSLMSQSRNRQPLVLGDNIFADLVGNWLDLPEMEKRGDNCESLLNVSRSHEIYKKFSLTANFFKKFLRSVRPDRDKLLKEKPGWLNFEDQKPQIYKRSKKPSKQKSVFYFPSANDLKSKVEKTSRSDGKNIAMISKKDQKPREPVYIGFDMNTAVWV